The following coding sequences are from one Acomys russatus chromosome 16, mAcoRus1.1, whole genome shotgun sequence window:
- the Ccr10 gene encoding C-C chemokine receptor type 10 isoform X1, translating to MGTQPTEQVPWQPYSDYDEEAYSAGPLPELCYKADVQAFSRAFQPSVSLMVAVLGLAGNGLILATHLAARRTTRSPTSVHLLQLALADLLLALTLPFAAAGALQGWNLGSAICRTVSGLHSASFHAGFLFLACISADRYVAIKRALPAGQRLSTPGRAHLVSVFVWLLSLLLALPALLFSRDGPREGQRRCRLIFPEGLTQTVKGASAVAQVVLGFALPLGVMAACYALLGRTLLAARGPERRRALRVVVALVAAFVVLQLPYSLALLLDTADLLAARERSCSSSKRKDLALLVTSGLALVRCSLNPVLYAFLGLRFRQDLRRLLQGGGCSPKPSPQGRCPRRRLRLSSCSAPTETHSLSWDN from the exons ATGGGGACCCAGCCCACAGAGCAG GTCCCCTGGCAACCCTACTCTGACTATGATGAGGAGGCTTACTCGGCTGGGCCGTTGCCGGAGCTCTGTTACAAGGCGGATGTCCAGGCTTTTAGTCGGGCCTTCCAACCCAGTGTCTCCCTGATGGTGGCTGTGCTGGGTCTGGCGGGCAATGGTCTCATTTTGGCCACCCATCTGGCAGCGCGACGAACTACCCGATCTCCCACCTCTGTGCACCTGCTCCAGTTGGCCCTGGCTGACCTCCTATTGGCCCTGACCTTGCCTTTTGCTGCAGCAGGGGCTCTTCAGGGCTGGAATCTAGGAAGCGCCATCTGCCGAACCGTCTCAGGCCTCCACTCGGCCTCCTTCCACGCGGGATTCCTCTTCCTAGCCTGTATCAGCGCCGACCGCTACGTGGCCATCAAGCGAGCTCTCCCAGCCGGCCAGCGGCTATCCACACCTGGCCGCGCGCACTTAGTCTCAGTCTTCGTGTGGCTGCTGTCGCTTCTCCTGGCTCTACCTGCACTCCTTTTCAGCCGAGACGGGCCACGGGAAGGCCAACGGCGCTGTCGGCTCATCTTCCCCGAAGGTCTCACTCAGACCGTGAAGGGGGCGAGCGCTGTAGCGCAGGTGGTCCTCGGCTTCGCGCTGCCTCTCGGCGTCATGGCAGCCTGTTATGCGCTCCTGGGCCGCACGCTTCTGGCCGCCAGGGGGCCAGAGAGGCGGCGCGCGCTGCGGGTTGTGGTGGCCTTGGTGGCTGCCTTCGTTGTGCTGCAGCTGCCCTACAGCCTCGCCCTGCTGCTAGATACAGCCGATCTACTGGCAGCCCGTGAACGGAGCTGCTCCTCCAGCAAACGCAAGGATCTAGCTCTGCTGGTCACCAGCGGCTTGGCACTGGTCCGCTGCAGCCTCAATCCAGTGCTTTATGCCTTTTTGGGCCTGCGTTTCCGCCAGGACCTGCGGAGGCTGCTACAGGGTGGGGGTTGCAGCCCAAAGCCCAGCCCTCAAGGCCGTTGTCCCCGCCGCCGACTCCGCCTTTCTTCCTGCTCAGCTCCCACTGAGACCCATAGTCTCTCTTGGGACAACTAG
- the Ccr10 gene encoding C-C chemokine receptor type 10 isoform X2, whose translation MVAVLGLAGNGLILATHLAARRTTRSPTSVHLLQLALADLLLALTLPFAAAGALQGWNLGSAICRTVSGLHSASFHAGFLFLACISADRYVAIKRALPAGQRLSTPGRAHLVSVFVWLLSLLLALPALLFSRDGPREGQRRCRLIFPEGLTQTVKGASAVAQVVLGFALPLGVMAACYALLGRTLLAARGPERRRALRVVVALVAAFVVLQLPYSLALLLDTADLLAARERSCSSSKRKDLALLVTSGLALVRCSLNPVLYAFLGLRFRQDLRRLLQGGGCSPKPSPQGRCPRRRLRLSSCSAPTETHSLSWDN comes from the coding sequence ATGGTGGCTGTGCTGGGTCTGGCGGGCAATGGTCTCATTTTGGCCACCCATCTGGCAGCGCGACGAACTACCCGATCTCCCACCTCTGTGCACCTGCTCCAGTTGGCCCTGGCTGACCTCCTATTGGCCCTGACCTTGCCTTTTGCTGCAGCAGGGGCTCTTCAGGGCTGGAATCTAGGAAGCGCCATCTGCCGAACCGTCTCAGGCCTCCACTCGGCCTCCTTCCACGCGGGATTCCTCTTCCTAGCCTGTATCAGCGCCGACCGCTACGTGGCCATCAAGCGAGCTCTCCCAGCCGGCCAGCGGCTATCCACACCTGGCCGCGCGCACTTAGTCTCAGTCTTCGTGTGGCTGCTGTCGCTTCTCCTGGCTCTACCTGCACTCCTTTTCAGCCGAGACGGGCCACGGGAAGGCCAACGGCGCTGTCGGCTCATCTTCCCCGAAGGTCTCACTCAGACCGTGAAGGGGGCGAGCGCTGTAGCGCAGGTGGTCCTCGGCTTCGCGCTGCCTCTCGGCGTCATGGCAGCCTGTTATGCGCTCCTGGGCCGCACGCTTCTGGCCGCCAGGGGGCCAGAGAGGCGGCGCGCGCTGCGGGTTGTGGTGGCCTTGGTGGCTGCCTTCGTTGTGCTGCAGCTGCCCTACAGCCTCGCCCTGCTGCTAGATACAGCCGATCTACTGGCAGCCCGTGAACGGAGCTGCTCCTCCAGCAAACGCAAGGATCTAGCTCTGCTGGTCACCAGCGGCTTGGCACTGGTCCGCTGCAGCCTCAATCCAGTGCTTTATGCCTTTTTGGGCCTGCGTTTCCGCCAGGACCTGCGGAGGCTGCTACAGGGTGGGGGTTGCAGCCCAAAGCCCAGCCCTCAAGGCCGTTGTCCCCGCCGCCGACTCCGCCTTTCTTCCTGCTCAGCTCCCACTGAGACCCATAGTCTCTCTTGGGACAACTAG